In one Caballeronia sp. M1242 genomic region, the following are encoded:
- a CDS encoding ATP-binding protein, translated as MSHSSRPQRALRFLLAVAWLLAALTAGASHAAARLVIGAVPGMVPPLDVAAGPDVDADAAPRGVSVEFAQAVAESLGMTPQWRRYPNRAALIEALSRGEIDMATGATGGDLGGPLLLSRPYLPIKTVIVEPLAKHAATHRMAYVETQTSPARLAAAYPSMTPAAYPDTVSALLAVSLGQADAFAGDVTAAAYCIGHLDLPGLAVTGFAPFDESGYSFAFAAGRPDAQALAQRVDAALARLPPRFMIVARARWEVAMTAVSAEGTLELTPEQKAWIAAHPVVYYSMLSHAPPLMFRDARGQPAGLAPDLLAAVSRMTGLRFEARQRRDIARIERDVKTGESAFLPISVPRDPDDPDFVASVPFGEGLVAIVTRSGAPQLADAAALAGKRVALPSGYPAGPSLREQAPAARIVDASPGDGQLAAVANGKADATVLDMKLANYAIGNPYRGRLAITGVLSSKPSPHVFLVARNQPVLLDILNRAIAALPPHELEAIRARWQLTEHPETLWEQRRPRVELGAALGGALVLVLAAWAVSLRAQIVRRIAAENAMRAAKEEAETANRAKSTFLATMSHEIRTPMNAVLGLIELELRAPGNRDATERSLRTAHHAARDLLGMIDDLLDVAKIEAERLVLAPAPVELFAWIASVAAIYEPAARAKGIALVVERHGERDGPAWIVADAQRLRQIVGNLLSNAIKFTDAGAVTLACDVAPPRDGKRAVTLVVSDTGVGIAPERQASLFTPFVQAHDGGARRFGGTGLGLTICKRLVSMMGGSIAFASTPGQGTRFTVRAAFPEAQETAQPQASETRDSAPEAACALRGLRVLVVDDHPANRMVLDGQIRLLGGSTELAVDGRSAFARWRDHPGAFDVILTDCSMPEMSGEELAEAIRADEATHAFGARATPIVGLTANAQPEAARRAVAAGMTMCLVKPIGLDALRDALAAATGMHAAAAAGSAAEQEAGFGQTGHIAESERGGVRPTAPVMFEPTQATTTQPTPPQPTRDATGNTDTTPPFDSATLATFGDQAATLLETLRSANAQDLEEAHAARNACDHERLREIAHRMKGAAAVIGAARFKETCVALQRDCDRAIDEDRNGEDDASIDASFAAFEHAALTLDAALDAAVARPSV; from the coding sequence GTGTCTCATTCTTCGAGGCCGCAACGCGCGTTGCGCTTTCTGCTCGCTGTCGCATGGCTCCTCGCGGCGCTGACGGCGGGCGCTTCCCATGCCGCCGCGCGGCTCGTGATCGGCGCAGTGCCGGGCATGGTTCCTCCGCTCGATGTCGCCGCAGGCCCGGACGTGGACGCAGACGCCGCGCCGCGCGGCGTCTCCGTCGAGTTCGCGCAGGCGGTGGCCGAATCGCTCGGCATGACGCCGCAATGGCGGCGCTATCCGAATCGCGCCGCGCTCATCGAGGCGCTCTCGCGCGGCGAAATCGACATGGCCACCGGCGCGACCGGCGGCGACCTCGGCGGCCCGCTGCTGCTGTCGCGCCCTTATCTGCCGATCAAGACGGTGATCGTCGAGCCGCTCGCGAAGCACGCGGCGACGCATCGCATGGCGTACGTGGAGACGCAGACATCGCCTGCGCGGCTTGCGGCCGCGTATCCGTCGATGACGCCCGCAGCTTACCCCGACACCGTTTCGGCATTGCTCGCGGTTTCGCTCGGTCAGGCCGATGCGTTCGCCGGCGACGTGACCGCCGCTGCGTACTGCATCGGACACCTCGATTTGCCCGGTCTCGCGGTCACGGGCTTCGCGCCCTTCGACGAGAGCGGCTACAGCTTCGCGTTCGCAGCCGGCCGACCGGACGCACAGGCGCTGGCGCAGCGGGTCGATGCCGCGCTGGCGCGCCTGCCGCCGCGCTTTATGATCGTGGCCCGCGCTCGTTGGGAAGTGGCGATGACCGCAGTTTCGGCAGAGGGCACGCTCGAACTTACGCCCGAGCAGAAGGCGTGGATCGCGGCGCATCCGGTCGTCTATTACTCGATGCTCTCGCACGCGCCGCCGCTCATGTTCCGCGACGCGCGCGGTCAGCCCGCCGGTCTCGCGCCGGACCTGCTCGCGGCCGTCTCGCGCATGACAGGGCTGCGCTTCGAGGCACGCCAGCGTCGCGATATCGCGCGGATCGAACGCGACGTGAAGACGGGCGAATCCGCATTCCTGCCGATCAGCGTGCCGCGCGATCCCGACGACCCGGACTTCGTCGCGTCCGTGCCGTTCGGGGAAGGGCTCGTTGCTATCGTCACGCGGTCGGGCGCGCCGCAGCTCGCCGATGCCGCCGCGCTCGCCGGCAAGCGCGTCGCGCTGCCGTCCGGATACCCGGCGGGGCCGTCGTTGCGCGAACAAGCGCCGGCGGCGCGCATCGTCGATGCCAGTCCGGGCGACGGCCAGCTCGCCGCCGTCGCGAACGGCAAGGCCGACGCGACCGTCCTCGATATGAAGCTCGCCAATTACGCGATCGGCAATCCGTATCGCGGCAGGCTCGCGATCACCGGCGTGTTGTCGTCGAAACCGTCGCCGCACGTGTTTCTCGTCGCGCGCAATCAGCCGGTGTTGCTCGACATTCTGAATCGCGCGATCGCGGCATTGCCGCCGCACGAACTCGAAGCCATTCGCGCGCGCTGGCAGCTTACTGAGCATCCCGAAACGTTGTGGGAGCAAAGGCGTCCGCGCGTGGAACTGGGCGCGGCGCTCGGCGGGGCGCTCGTGCTCGTGCTGGCCGCGTGGGCGGTGTCGCTGCGCGCGCAGATCGTGCGACGCATCGCCGCCGAGAACGCGATGCGGGCCGCCAAGGAGGAAGCCGAGACCGCGAACCGCGCGAAGTCCACCTTCCTCGCGACGATGAGCCACGAAATCCGCACGCCGATGAATGCGGTGCTCGGCCTCATCGAACTGGAACTGCGCGCGCCCGGCAACCGCGACGCAACCGAGCGGTCGCTGCGCACGGCGCATCATGCGGCGCGCGATCTGCTCGGCATGATCGACGATCTGCTCGATGTCGCGAAGATCGAAGCCGAGCGGCTGGTGCTGGCGCCTGCGCCTGTCGAGCTATTTGCGTGGATCGCGAGCGTCGCGGCCATCTACGAGCCGGCGGCGCGGGCGAAGGGCATCGCGCTCGTCGTCGAGCGGCACGGCGAGCGCGACGGCCCGGCGTGGATCGTGGCCGACGCGCAGCGGCTGCGGCAGATCGTCGGCAACCTGCTGTCCAACGCGATCAAGTTCACCGATGCCGGCGCGGTCACGCTGGCCTGCGATGTCGCGCCGCCGCGCGACGGCAAGCGCGCGGTCACGCTGGTCGTGTCCGATACGGGCGTCGGCATTGCGCCGGAGCGGCAGGCGTCGCTCTTCACGCCGTTCGTGCAGGCCCACGACGGCGGCGCGCGGCGCTTCGGCGGCACGGGCCTCGGACTCACCATCTGCAAGCGGCTCGTGTCGATGATGGGCGGCAGCATCGCGTTTGCCAGCACGCCCGGACAGGGAACCCGCTTTACGGTGCGCGCCGCGTTTCCCGAAGCGCAGGAGACGGCGCAGCCACAGGCATCCGAAACGCGCGATTCGGCGCCCGAGGCCGCGTGCGCGCTCAGGGGCTTGCGCGTGCTCGTCGTGGACGATCATCCGGCAAACCGCATGGTGCTCGACGGACAGATCCGGCTGCTCGGCGGTTCGACCGAGCTGGCGGTGGACGGCCGCAGCGCGTTCGCGCGCTGGCGCGACCATCCGGGCGCGTTCGACGTGATTCTCACCGACTGCTCGATGCCCGAGATGAGCGGCGAGGAACTGGCCGAAGCCATCCGCGCCGACGAGGCGACGCACGCGTTCGGCGCACGCGCGACGCCGATTGTCGGACTGACGGCGAATGCGCAGCCCGAAGCGGCCCGGCGGGCAGTGGCGGCGGGCATGACGATGTGCCTCGTGAAGCCGATCGGGCTGGATGCGCTGCGCGATGCGCTGGCGGCTGCGACGGGGATGCATGCGGCGGCGGCCGCGGGAAGCGCGGCCGAGCAGGAAGCTGGATTTGGGCAGACAGGACATATCGCTGAAAGCGAGCGAGGTGGGGTCAGGCCGACCGCGCCCGTGATGTTCGAGCCCACACAAGCCACGACAACGCAGCCGACGCCCCCGCAACCGACCCGCGATGCCACAGGCAACACCGACACCACGCCGCCTTTCGATTCCGCCACGCTCGCCACCTTCGGCGATCAGGCCGCGACGCTGCTCGAAACGCTCCGATCGGCCAACGCGCAGGATCTCGAAGAGGCTCATGCGGCGCGAAACGCGTGCGACCATGAACGCCTGCGCGAGATCGCGCATCGGATGAAGGGCGCGGCGGCGGTCATCGGCGCGGCGCGGTTCAAAGAGACGTGCGTCGCGCTTCAGCGGGACTGCGATCGCGCCATCGACGAAGATCGCAACGGCGAGGACGATGCCTCCATCGATGCATCGTTCGCCGCCTTCGAGCATGCCGCCCTGACGCTCGATGCCGCCCTCGACGCCGCCGTCGCGCGGCCTTCGGTGTGA
- a CDS encoding protease pro-enzyme activation domain-containing protein — protein sequence MAKQPVSGSDKTHPEGAKCVGACDLGEQIEVIVMLRRKDEAGFRQMMARIDSGDAPAQSVTRDEFDKRFGASQDDVEKIKKFAAENGLTVVRAERSTRSVVLKGSIEQFQKAFDVKLERFQHHNIGEYRGRSGPVNVPDDIHDAVTAVLGLDSRPQARPHFRFRPPFKPARGVTPASFSPVDLAALYDFPEGDGAGQCIAIIELGGGYRDTDLSAYFSKLGVKSPKVVSVSVDNAKNAPTGNPNGPDGEVTLDIEIAGAIAPGARIAVYFAPNSDAGFVDAVNRAIHDNTNKPSVVSISWGGPEANWTSQSINAFNDVLQSAAALGVTVCAAAGDSGSSDGVGDGSNHVDFPASSPYVLGCGGTSLAASAQSITHEVVWNDGDQGGSGGGGVSAVFALPVWQKGLSVAHTGGKHTPLSKRGVPDVAGDASPQTGYEVVIDGEETVVGGTSAVAPLWAALIARINAINGAPCGFVNPKLYKAKTAFRDITQGNNGSFAASAGWDACTGLGSPNGGKIAAALTPASGQTRQSSKS from the coding sequence ATGGCGAAGCAACCGGTTAGCGGCAGCGACAAAACCCATCCCGAGGGCGCGAAGTGCGTCGGCGCGTGCGACCTCGGCGAGCAGATCGAAGTCATCGTCATGCTGCGGCGCAAGGACGAAGCGGGCTTTCGCCAGATGATGGCGCGCATCGACTCGGGCGATGCCCCCGCGCAGTCCGTCACGCGAGACGAATTCGACAAGCGCTTCGGCGCATCCCAGGACGATGTCGAAAAAATCAAGAAGTTTGCCGCAGAGAACGGCCTGACCGTCGTGCGCGCCGAGCGGAGCACGCGCAGCGTCGTGCTCAAGGGCAGCATCGAGCAGTTCCAGAAGGCGTTCGACGTGAAGCTCGAACGCTTCCAGCATCACAACATCGGCGAGTATCGCGGGCGCAGCGGCCCGGTGAACGTGCCGGACGATATCCACGACGCCGTCACCGCCGTGCTCGGCCTCGACAGCCGGCCGCAGGCGCGCCCGCATTTCCGCTTCCGGCCGCCGTTCAAGCCGGCGCGCGGCGTCACGCCGGCATCGTTTTCGCCCGTCGATCTCGCCGCTCTTTACGACTTCCCCGAAGGCGACGGCGCGGGCCAGTGCATTGCGATCATCGAACTCGGCGGCGGCTATCGCGACACGGATCTTTCGGCGTACTTCTCGAAGCTCGGCGTGAAGTCGCCGAAAGTCGTGTCGGTGAGCGTCGACAACGCGAAGAACGCGCCGACCGGCAATCCGAACGGGCCGGACGGCGAAGTGACGCTCGATATCGAGATCGCGGGAGCCATCGCGCCCGGCGCGCGCATCGCGGTGTACTTCGCGCCGAACAGCGACGCCGGTTTCGTCGATGCCGTCAACCGCGCGATCCACGACAACACGAACAAGCCGTCCGTCGTGTCGATCAGCTGGGGCGGGCCGGAGGCCAACTGGACTTCGCAATCCATCAACGCGTTCAACGACGTGCTGCAAAGCGCCGCCGCGCTCGGCGTGACAGTGTGCGCGGCCGCGGGCGACAGCGGATCGTCGGACGGCGTGGGCGACGGCTCGAATCACGTCGATTTCCCGGCGTCCAGCCCGTATGTGCTCGGCTGCGGCGGCACGAGCCTCGCGGCGTCGGCGCAGTCCATCACGCATGAAGTGGTGTGGAACGACGGCGATCAGGGCGGCTCGGGCGGCGGCGGCGTCAGCGCGGTCTTCGCGCTACCCGTGTGGCAGAAGGGCCTGAGCGTCGCGCACACGGGCGGCAAGCACACGCCGCTCTCGAAGCGCGGCGTGCCCGACGTGGCCGGCGACGCATCGCCGCAAACCGGCTACGAAGTCGTGATCGACGGCGAGGAAACCGTCGTCGGCGGCACGAGCGCGGTGGCGCCGCTGTGGGCCGCGCTGATCGCGCGGATCAACGCCATCAATGGCGCGCCGTGCGGCTTCGTCAATCCGAAGCTGTACAAGGCGAAGACCGCGTTTCGCGATATCACGCAGGGCAACAACGGCAGCTTTGCGGCATCGGCGGGATGGGATGCATGCACGGGTTTAGGCAGCCCCAACGGCGGCAAGATCGCCGCCGCGCTCACGCCCGCGAGCGGTCAGACACGGCAGTCGAGCAAGAGTTGA
- a CDS encoding L,D-transpeptidase codes for MARKASAESGPSAISGASAASGASAASEASAASEASAASAASSAEAASAAEAASEAAAPEVPLPPEPPEPNVAQRTGLPATGAYAMRQTFAREVDRRLNVPLAAQQAYARLLQNALDEHGHGDLAKEFVVLVDRGENVQALFVYFRAKPGDAWSMIGASPVSTGRPGTYDHFLTPLGVFQHVPGNMDFRAEGTQNEYKIRGYGARDMRIYDFGWADGERGWGKGGVSPMRFQMHATDPEKLEPLLGMQHSKGCVRIPSTLNTFFDHHGILDAQYEARAAEGESMWVLRSTRQTTPWAGHYLVVVDSGAKARPAWAPGPGKAARARTPVGANSVD; via the coding sequence ATGGCACGCAAAGCATCGGCTGAAAGCGGACCGTCAGCGATTAGCGGTGCATCGGCAGCAAGCGGGGCATCAGCGGCAAGCGAAGCATCCGCAGCAAGCGAAGCCTCCGCTGCCTCCGCAGCATCATCAGCCGAAGCCGCCTCCGCCGCCGAAGCCGCATCCGAAGCCGCCGCGCCCGAAGTCCCGCTTCCGCCCGAGCCGCCCGAGCCGAACGTCGCGCAGCGCACCGGCCTTCCGGCGACGGGCGCGTACGCGATGCGTCAGACGTTCGCGAGAGAAGTCGATCGCCGCCTGAACGTGCCGCTCGCCGCACAGCAGGCCTATGCACGCCTCCTGCAAAACGCGCTCGACGAACACGGCCACGGCGATCTCGCGAAGGAGTTCGTCGTGCTCGTCGATCGCGGTGAGAACGTACAGGCGCTCTTCGTCTACTTTCGCGCGAAGCCGGGCGATGCCTGGTCGATGATCGGCGCATCGCCCGTATCGACCGGACGGCCCGGCACATACGACCACTTTCTGACGCCGCTCGGCGTGTTCCAGCACGTCCCCGGCAACATGGACTTCCGCGCCGAAGGCACGCAGAACGAATACAAAATTCGCGGCTACGGCGCGCGAGACATGCGCATCTACGACTTCGGCTGGGCCGATGGCGAACGCGGCTGGGGCAAAGGCGGCGTCTCGCCGATGCGCTTCCAGATGCACGCCACCGATCCGGAAAAGCTCGAGCCGCTACTTGGCATGCAGCATTCAAAAGGCTGCGTGCGCATTCCGTCGACGCTCAACACGTTTTTCGATCACCACGGCATCCTCGATGCGCAGTACGAAGCGCGCGCGGCCGAAGGGGAATCCATGTGGGTGTTGAGGTCCACGCGGCAGACGACGCCGTGGGCGGGGCATTACCTCGTCGTCGTCGATAGCGGCGCGAAGGCGCGGCCCGCGTGGGCGCCCGGACCGGGCAAGGCGGCGCGGGCACGTACGCCGGTGGGCGCGAATTCCGTCGACTGA
- the phnS gene encoding 2-aminoethylphosphonate ABC transporter substrate-binding protein — MTRDSSLARRLLPGACASIALAALASFAAKPALAADAVVLYTADGLENLYKDVLPAFEKKEGVKINIVTAGSGEVVNRATVEKDSPKADVLVTLPPFIQQAAQSGLLQNYQSVNYKNVPAIAKAPDGAWATFVNNYFSFAINPEVTKTAPKTFADLLHPNYAGKVAYSNPATAGDGMAVIILTSALMGEDKAFDYLKSLEQSAKFHTKGTGYLDVLLSRNEIAFANGDLQMDLDDAANGGLSIKPLFLSHAAGEAPTTFQLPYAIGLIKGGPNQAEGKKLIDYLMSADVQAKVPDIYGIPARTDVPLAGKNGDTVKQAISGVKLIPVDWNQVMQKKAGWNDRWKNEVIGNSGKQTEVVKPKS; from the coding sequence ATGACCCGCGATTCATCCCTCGCGCGCCGGCTGCTGCCCGGCGCGTGCGCATCGATTGCACTGGCTGCACTGGCTTCTTTCGCGGCGAAGCCCGCGCTGGCCGCCGACGCGGTCGTCCTGTACACCGCCGACGGCCTCGAAAATCTCTATAAGGACGTGCTGCCTGCCTTCGAAAAGAAAGAAGGCGTGAAGATCAATATCGTGACGGCGGGAAGCGGCGAAGTGGTAAACCGAGCGACCGTCGAGAAGGACTCGCCGAAGGCCGATGTCCTTGTCACGCTGCCGCCGTTCATCCAGCAGGCCGCGCAAAGCGGGCTTTTGCAAAACTATCAGAGCGTGAACTACAAAAACGTGCCGGCCATCGCGAAGGCGCCGGATGGCGCGTGGGCCACGTTCGTGAACAACTACTTCTCGTTCGCGATCAATCCGGAAGTCACGAAGACCGCGCCGAAGACGTTCGCGGACCTTCTGCATCCGAACTACGCGGGCAAGGTGGCGTATTCGAATCCGGCCACCGCCGGCGACGGCATGGCGGTCATCATCCTCACGTCCGCGCTGATGGGCGAGGACAAGGCGTTCGACTACCTGAAGTCGCTCGAACAAAGCGCCAAGTTCCACACGAAGGGCACAGGTTATCTCGACGTGCTGCTCTCGCGTAACGAAATCGCGTTCGCGAACGGCGACCTGCAAATGGATCTCGACGATGCCGCGAACGGCGGTTTGTCGATCAAGCCGCTCTTTCTCTCGCATGCCGCGGGCGAAGCGCCGACCACGTTCCAGCTTCCGTACGCCATCGGTCTCATCAAGGGCGGGCCGAATCAGGCGGAAGGCAAGAAGCTGATCGACTATCTGATGTCGGCCGACGTGCAGGCGAAAGTGCCGGACATCTACGGCATCCCGGCGCGCACCGACGTGCCGCTCGCGGGCAAGAACGGCGACACGGTCAAGCAGGCAATCTCCGGCGTCAAGCTGATTCCGGTGGACTGGAATCAAGTGATGCAGAAGAAGGCCGGCTGGAACGACCGATGGAAGAACGAAGTCATCGGCAATTCGGGCAAGCAGACCGAAGTCGTGAAGCCGAAGTCGTGA
- a CDS encoding DMT family transporter: MLSLLIAPVFVFLWSTGFIVARAITPYVDPNLYLLARFCGTALLFVVLALAARVAWPNARDAARHLFAGALLQGVYLGAGYWAVAQGLGVGVMALLGALQPLLTAAIAARVFGERLSARSWSGLLVGLAGVALVLAPKLAQSGAPAAHIANAAPQWLVVTVAVVSVFAITAGTLYQKTSLASADIRSASALQNAGAAIVAAVLALALGEHRFIPTITTWACIAWGVLMLSGVATTLLVWMVRRGDASRATALLFLAPPLAALMSYLAFGETLGALQLAGFAVALAGVVLARSK, encoded by the coding sequence ATGCTCTCCTTGCTCATCGCGCCCGTATTCGTGTTTCTATGGTCGACGGGCTTTATCGTCGCGCGGGCGATCACGCCTTACGTCGACCCGAATCTGTATCTGCTCGCGCGCTTTTGCGGCACGGCGCTGCTGTTCGTCGTGCTGGCGCTCGCCGCTCGCGTGGCATGGCCGAATGCACGCGATGCCGCGCGGCATCTCTTCGCGGGCGCGCTGCTGCAAGGCGTGTATCTCGGCGCGGGCTACTGGGCGGTGGCGCAAGGTCTGGGCGTCGGCGTGATGGCGTTGCTGGGCGCGCTTCAGCCGCTTCTCACAGCGGCTATCGCGGCGCGCGTGTTCGGCGAGCGGCTTTCAGCGCGATCGTGGAGCGGGCTGCTCGTGGGTCTCGCGGGCGTCGCGCTCGTTCTCGCGCCGAAGCTCGCGCAAAGCGGCGCGCCGGCGGCGCATATCGCGAACGCCGCGCCGCAATGGCTCGTCGTGACGGTCGCGGTGGTCTCCGTTTTCGCGATCACCGCGGGCACGCTGTATCAGAAGACATCGCTTGCGAGCGCCGACATCCGTAGCGCGAGCGCGCTGCAAAACGCGGGCGCGGCCATCGTCGCGGCGGTGCTCGCGCTGGCGCTCGGCGAACACCGCTTCATTCCGACGATAACGACGTGGGCGTGCATCGCGTGGGGCGTGCTCATGCTCTCGGGCGTTGCGACGACGCTGCTCGTGTGGATGGTCCGGCGTGGGGACGCGTCGCGCGCGACGGCCCTGCTCTTTCTCGCGCCGCCGCTCGCCGCGCTGATGAGCTATCTCGCGTTCGGCGAGACGCTCGGCGCGCTGCAATTGGCAGGGTTCGCCGTCGCGTTGGCGGGCGTGGTGCTCGCGCGGTCGAAGTAG
- a CDS encoding peptidase S1, with product MNSDPLTTKTIHGHTGTGVAPDAGAIAPRPDEASEPAAQEHAAKAPAKAPAKSAGKKDQPYFDPVAYGNGPDDSVEATEADENAAITHHTVTIGGEKIAYTATVGHLVTVDPSSSKPDAKMFYVAFTKDGAKEEERPLTFFYNGGPGSSSVFVLLGSFGPRRIKTAMPSFTPPAPYEMEDNPDSLLDKSDLIFINPVGTGYSAAIAPNKNRDFWGVDQDADSIKQFIKRYLTKNNRWNSPKFLFGESYGTARSCVLAYRLHEDGVDLNGITLQSSILDYRQAGNPVGALPTAAADAWYHKKLGVHPTPTNLLNFTEEVAEFARTDYLNALRKFPQTDDEVVEKLAEYTGIDKVTLLAWSLDIAAYDSRGNSLFLTTLLKSKGESLGSYDGRVTAVSTGIAGKIDPNSGGNDPTMTAVSGVYTAMWNSYLNEQLKFTSTSSFTDLNDQAFINWDFKHTDPTGEEKGVDAKGNVVLYTAGDLAAVMALNVDLKVLAANGMYDFVTPFYQTILDLQQMPLIDKTVRQNLSATFYPSGHMVYLDGGSRTQLKADLAKMYSEATSNHAAMSRIIALQKVTADKAGKALSPENAQ from the coding sequence ATGAACTCCGATCCACTGACAACGAAGACGATTCACGGCCACACCGGCACGGGCGTCGCGCCCGATGCGGGCGCCATCGCGCCCCGGCCGGACGAGGCGAGCGAGCCCGCGGCGCAGGAGCACGCGGCGAAGGCGCCCGCCAAAGCGCCCGCCAAGAGCGCGGGCAAGAAGGACCAGCCGTATTTCGATCCGGTCGCCTACGGCAACGGCCCCGACGATTCGGTGGAAGCTACCGAAGCCGACGAAAACGCCGCGATCACGCATCACACGGTGACCATCGGCGGCGAGAAGATCGCGTACACCGCGACCGTCGGCCATCTGGTGACGGTGGACCCGAGCAGCTCGAAGCCGGACGCGAAGATGTTCTACGTCGCGTTCACGAAGGACGGTGCGAAGGAGGAAGAGCGCCCGCTTACGTTCTTCTATAACGGCGGGCCGGGCTCGTCGTCGGTGTTCGTGCTGCTCGGCTCGTTCGGGCCGCGCCGCATCAAGACGGCCATGCCGAGCTTCACGCCGCCCGCGCCGTACGAGATGGAGGACAACCCGGACAGCCTGCTCGACAAGAGCGACCTGATCTTCATCAACCCGGTCGGCACCGGCTATTCCGCGGCGATCGCGCCGAACAAGAACCGCGACTTCTGGGGCGTCGATCAGGACGCCGATTCGATCAAGCAGTTCATCAAGCGTTATCTGACGAAGAACAACCGCTGGAATTCGCCGAAGTTTCTGTTCGGCGAATCGTACGGCACGGCGCGCAGTTGCGTGCTCGCGTACCGGCTGCACGAAGACGGCGTCGATCTGAACGGCATCACGCTGCAATCGTCGATTCTCGACTATCGGCAGGCGGGCAATCCGGTGGGCGCGTTGCCGACGGCCGCCGCCGATGCGTGGTATCACAAGAAGCTCGGCGTCCATCCGACACCGACGAACCTGCTCAACTTCACGGAGGAAGTGGCCGAATTCGCGCGCACGGACTACCTGAACGCGCTGCGCAAGTTCCCGCAGACGGACGACGAAGTGGTCGAAAAGCTCGCGGAATACACGGGCATCGACAAGGTGACGCTACTCGCGTGGAGCCTCGACATCGCCGCTTACGACAGCCGCGGCAACTCGCTGTTCCTGACGACGCTGCTCAAGTCGAAAGGCGAGTCGCTCGGCTCTTACGATGGCCGCGTGACGGCGGTATCGACGGGCATCGCGGGCAAGATCGATCCGAACAGCGGCGGCAACGACCCGACCATGACGGCGGTGAGCGGCGTGTACACGGCGATGTGGAACAGTTACCTGAACGAGCAGTTGAAGTTCACGTCCACGTCTTCGTTCACGGACCTCAACGATCAGGCGTTCATCAACTGGGACTTCAAGCACACCGATCCGACCGGCGAGGAAAAGGGCGTCGACGCGAAGGGCAACGTCGTGCTGTACACGGCGGGTGATCTGGCTGCGGTGATGGCGCTGAACGTGGATCTGAAGGTGCTGGCAGCAAACGGCATGTACGACTTCGTGACGCCGTTCTACCAGACCATCCTCGATCTTCAGCAGATGCCGCTCATCGACAAGACCGTGCGGCAGAACCTCTCGGCGACGTTCTATCCGTCCGGACACATGGTCTATCTGGACGGCGGATCACGCACGCAGCTGAAGGCGGATCTCGCGAAGATGTACAGCGAAGCGACGTCGAACCATGCGGCGATGAGCCGGATCATCGCGCTGCAGAAGGTCACGGCGGACAAGGCGGGCAAGGCGCTTTCGCCGGAGAACGCGCAGTAA
- a CDS encoding DUF72 domain-containing protein: MPGREGHIRIGISGWRYAGWRGVFYPKKLAQARELEFASRAVQTVEINGSHYSLQSLSSWRAWHEATPDGFVFSVKGPRYLTHMLRFRDETAIPAIANFFASGVLALDEKLGPFLWQFPPNFSFKPESFERFLELLPKDTQAAAALAQQHDTRVKEPWFEARRKRALRHAIEIRHPSFCTDAFVRLLRKHGAALVVSDSVADWPYAEDLTSDFMYLRLHGTETLYGGAYSDDALDGWTRRIQRWAAGGQVEDARLISTAAARRRASRDVYCYFDNDQKVQAPFDARRLMERLGVKPESGG, translated from the coding sequence ATGCCCGGACGCGAGGGACACATTCGCATCGGCATTTCGGGCTGGCGTTATGCCGGCTGGCGCGGCGTGTTCTACCCGAAGAAGCTCGCGCAGGCGCGCGAACTCGAATTCGCGTCGCGCGCGGTGCAGACGGTCGAGATCAACGGATCGCATTATTCGCTGCAAAGTCTCTCCAGCTGGCGCGCCTGGCATGAAGCCACGCCGGACGGCTTCGTTTTCAGCGTGAAAGGACCGCGCTATCTGACCCACATGCTGCGCTTTCGCGATGAAACGGCCATTCCCGCCATCGCCAATTTCTTCGCTTCGGGCGTGCTCGCGCTCGACGAGAAACTCGGGCCTTTCCTGTGGCAGTTTCCGCCGAACTTCAGTTTCAAGCCCGAATCGTTCGAACGGTTTCTCGAACTCTTGCCGAAGGACACGCAAGCCGCCGCCGCGCTCGCCCAGCAGCACGACACGCGCGTGAAAGAGCCGTGGTTCGAGGCGCGGCGCAAGCGGGCGCTGCGCCATGCCATCGAAATCCGCCATCCGAGCTTCTGCACCGATGCCTTCGTGCGGCTCCTGCGCAAGCATGGCGCGGCGCTCGTCGTATCGGACTCGGTGGCGGACTGGCCGTATGCCGAAGACCTCACGTCCGACTTCATGTATCTGCGGCTGCACGGCACGGAAACGCTGTACGGCGGCGCCTATTCCGACGACGCGCTCGACGGCTGGACGCGGCGCATCCAGCGATGGGCGGCGGGCGGGCAGGTCGAGGACGCGCGGCTCATTTCGACGGCGGCGGCGCGCCGCCGCGCATCGCGCGACGTGTACTGCTACTTCGACAACGACCAGAAAGTGCAAGCGCCTTTCGATGCCCGTCGCTTGATGGAACGTCTCGGCGTGAAACCGGAAAGCGGCGGCTGA